One part of the Haemophilus parainfluenzae genome encodes these proteins:
- the upp gene encoding uracil phosphoribosyltransferase: MKLVEVKHPLVKHKLGVMREAEIDTKKFRELATEIGSLLTYEATADLETEKVTINGWNGPVEIERIKGKKVTVVPILRAGLGMMDGVLEHVPSARISVVGIYRNEETLEPVPYFQKLASDLNERLAIVVDPMLATGGSMISTIDLLKAKGCQHIKVLVLVAAPEGIKALEKAHPDIELYCASIDDHLNEQGYIIPGLGDAGDKIFGTK, from the coding sequence ATGAAACTTGTTGAAGTAAAACACCCGCTCGTTAAGCATAAATTAGGCGTGATGCGCGAAGCTGAGATTGACACTAAGAAATTCCGTGAACTTGCAACCGAAATTGGTAGTTTACTAACTTATGAGGCGACCGCAGACCTTGAAACAGAAAAAGTGACCATCAATGGTTGGAATGGTCCTGTTGAAATAGAACGTATCAAAGGTAAAAAAGTTACTGTTGTACCAATTTTACGTGCGGGGCTAGGCATGATGGATGGCGTGTTAGAACATGTTCCAAGCGCTCGAATTAGTGTAGTAGGAATTTACCGAAATGAAGAAACACTTGAGCCTGTTCCTTACTTCCAAAAACTCGCCAGTGATTTAAATGAACGTCTAGCTATCGTTGTAGATCCAATGCTTGCAACCGGTGGTTCAATGATCTCCACAATTGATTTATTAAAAGCAAAAGGTTGCCAACACATCAAAGTATTAGTATTAGTCGCGGCGCCTGAAGGGATCAAAGCATTAGAAAAAGCACATCCAGATATCGAACTTTATTGCGCATCTATTGATGATCACTTAAATGAACAAGGTTACATCATCCCTGGCTTGGGTGATGCCGGTGATAAGATTTTTGGGACGAAATAA
- a CDS encoding GntP family permease, whose product MLIAIMIVAILLLLLLIIKFKVHAFVALIIVSLLTALAAGIPVEKILPTLLGGFGNTLAAVALLVGLGAMIGRLLEITGGAKVLADTLINKFGEKKAPLALGIAALLFGFPIFFDAGLVVMLPIIFSVAKRFGGSVLRYAFPVAGAFAVMHAFLPPHPGPVASGDLLGVNIGLLVIVGLVCAIPTWYIGTYLFSLFISKKIHVDLPKAFLNAVAISETSVQNPPSFTRVITILLLPILLILLDTGLNTLSVAKIIDGSQTWVEALRLIGKTPVALLITLIISILLLKEQRSYEQIEKICDNALGPICSIVLVTGAGGMFGGVLRASGIGDVLSTMLSNTGMPIIVAAFVIAMVMRVAQGSATVALTTAAALISPTVAAATDLSQFDLCFIVIAIASGATVLSHVNDSGFWLISRFLEMDTKTTLKTWTLLETSIGIVGFIIALIGSLLF is encoded by the coding sequence TAATTATTGTGAGTTTACTTACCGCTCTGGCGGCTGGGATTCCGGTGGAAAAAATTCTGCCAACCTTGCTTGGTGGATTTGGCAATACGCTTGCGGCAGTTGCCTTATTAGTAGGTTTAGGTGCAATGATTGGTCGGCTTCTTGAAATTACTGGCGGAGCAAAAGTGCTTGCCGACACGTTAATTAATAAATTTGGTGAGAAAAAAGCACCACTTGCATTAGGTATTGCTGCATTACTCTTTGGTTTTCCTATTTTCTTTGATGCAGGCCTTGTCGTAATGCTACCTATCATCTTCAGTGTCGCAAAACGGTTTGGTGGTTCTGTCTTACGCTATGCTTTTCCCGTTGCAGGAGCATTTGCTGTAATGCACGCTTTTTTACCACCACATCCAGGCCCTGTTGCATCTGGTGATTTATTAGGCGTGAACATTGGTTTATTGGTCATTGTTGGCTTAGTTTGTGCAATTCCAACATGGTATATTGGGACTTACTTATTTAGTCTATTCATCAGTAAAAAAATTCACGTTGATTTACCAAAAGCATTCTTAAATGCCGTCGCAATCAGTGAAACCTCTGTGCAAAATCCGCCAAGCTTTACCCGTGTAATAACGATCTTATTACTACCTATTCTTTTGATCTTATTAGACACGGGTTTAAACACATTAAGCGTGGCAAAAATAATTGACGGTTCACAAACCTGGGTTGAAGCACTGCGCTTAATTGGTAAAACGCCTGTTGCCTTACTAATCACTTTAATTATTTCCATTTTGTTATTAAAAGAACAGCGTAGCTATGAACAAATTGAAAAAATTTGTGATAATGCCTTAGGTCCAATTTGCTCTATCGTGCTCGTTACTGGTGCAGGCGGAATGTTTGGAGGTGTATTACGTGCCAGTGGTATTGGTGATGTATTATCTACGATGCTTTCCAATACCGGAATGCCAATCATTGTTGCCGCTTTCGTTATCGCCATGGTAATGCGTGTCGCACAAGGTTCTGCAACTGTTGCTTTAACTACGGCTGCTGCACTAATTTCGCCTACCGTTGCTGCGGCAACTGACTTGAGCCAATTTGATCTTTGCTTCATTGTAATCGCTATTGCATCAGGTGCAACAGTGCTTTCTCACGTAAATGATTCAGGTTTCTGGCTGATCAGCCGTTTCTTAGAAATGGATACAAAAACGACATTAAAAACGTGGACATTACTAGAGACATCTATCGGTATTGTGGGCTTTATTATTGCATTAATTGGAAGCCTGCTCTTCTAA
- a CDS encoding nitric-oxide reductase large subunit, translated as MGQYKKFWYLLVAVLIGAFSILGYYGFEVYREAPPIPQQYVSESGEKVITHDEILHGQTAWQTTGGMQVGSIWGHGAYQAPDWTADWLHRELTNWLDITANQEFGKNFADLNDEQQTLLKARLTKEYRGSKVENGTVVLSNTRLAAMEKTAQYYISLYGDDPATKVTREHFAMKDNTLPDLQARKDLTKFFFWTAWTASAERPNTNASYTNNWPHEPLINNVPTPENVIWSIASVVFLIAGIGFVVWIWSFKKREDEKEPPMPEFDPLTKLQLTPSQRALGKYLFTVLALFLLQVNLGAIVAHYTVEGQEFYGIDISQYLPYSLVRTWHIQAALFWIAMAFLAGGLFLAPIINGGKDPKFQKLGVDVLFWALVVLVVGSFTGSYLAIAHILPEEWSFMFGHQGYEFIDLGRFWQAVKFAGILFWLVLMLRGTVNAFKQPGDKNLLALFFASVIAIGLFYGPALFYGEHTHISVMEYWRWWVVHLWVEGFFEVFSVAALSFIFVSLGLVSRRTATVATITEAALFLIGGIPGTFHHLYFAGATTPIIAVGASFSALEVVPLVLLGHEAWEHWAMQQKTPWMDRLKWPLYCFVAVAFWNMLGAGVFGFLINPPISLYYVQGLNTTAVHAHAALFGVYGFLALGFVFLIARYLRPDTPFNDKLMKWGFWLLNGGLVLMIVSSLLPIGVIQGYASISEGLWYARSEEFMQQPLFDTLRWVRLGGDVVFIFGALAFFWQIFTMIFFKPKNS; from the coding sequence ATGGGACAGTATAAAAAGTTCTGGTACCTATTAGTCGCCGTATTAATTGGAGCATTCTCCATTCTCGGTTACTATGGGTTTGAAGTGTATCGTGAAGCACCACCAATTCCGCAACAATATGTTTCAGAATCAGGTGAAAAAGTGATTACTCACGATGAAATTTTACATGGTCAAACTGCTTGGCAAACCACTGGTGGTATGCAAGTAGGTTCTATTTGGGGGCATGGTGCATACCAAGCGCCTGACTGGACTGCAGATTGGCTTCACCGTGAATTAACTAACTGGTTGGATATTACAGCGAACCAAGAATTTGGTAAAAACTTTGCTGATTTAAATGATGAACAGCAAACGTTATTAAAAGCGCGTTTAACCAAAGAATATCGTGGTAGCAAAGTTGAAAACGGTACTGTTGTGCTTTCAAATACCCGTTTAGCGGCAATGGAAAAAACTGCACAATACTACATTTCTTTATACGGCGATGATCCTGCCACTAAAGTCACTCGTGAACACTTTGCGATGAAGGATAATACCCTCCCTGACTTACAAGCACGTAAAGACTTAACTAAATTCTTCTTCTGGACAGCATGGACTGCCTCTGCAGAACGTCCAAATACAAATGCAAGTTATACTAACAATTGGCCACATGAGCCATTAATCAATAACGTGCCAACACCAGAAAACGTGATTTGGTCTATTGCGAGTGTGGTATTCCTCATTGCAGGTATTGGTTTTGTTGTATGGATTTGGTCATTCAAAAAACGTGAAGATGAAAAAGAACCACCAATGCCTGAGTTCGATCCACTCACAAAATTACAACTTACGCCTTCTCAACGCGCATTAGGTAAATATCTCTTTACGGTGCTTGCATTATTCTTACTGCAAGTGAATTTAGGGGCGATTGTTGCTCACTATACTGTTGAAGGTCAAGAATTCTATGGTATTGATATCTCTCAATACTTACCTTATTCATTAGTGCGTACATGGCATATTCAAGCGGCATTATTCTGGATTGCAATGGCATTCTTAGCTGGCGGTTTATTCCTAGCACCGATCATCAATGGTGGTAAAGATCCGAAATTCCAAAAATTGGGCGTGGATGTTTTATTCTGGGCATTAGTGGTATTAGTCGTCGGTTCATTCACTGGTAGCTATTTAGCAATTGCACATATTCTTCCAGAAGAATGGAGCTTCATGTTCGGTCACCAAGGCTATGAGTTCATTGACTTAGGTCGTTTCTGGCAAGCGGTGAAATTCGCAGGCATCTTATTCTGGTTAGTCTTAATGCTTCGCGGTACAGTGAATGCATTCAAACAACCTGGTGATAAAAACTTATTGGCATTATTCTTCGCCTCAGTAATTGCGATCGGTTTATTCTATGGCCCAGCATTATTCTATGGCGAGCACACTCACATTTCTGTGATGGAATACTGGCGTTGGTGGGTAGTTCACCTATGGGTAGAAGGCTTCTTTGAAGTATTCTCTGTCGCGGCACTCTCATTCATTTTTGTAAGTTTAGGTTTAGTTTCACGTCGTACTGCAACTGTGGCAACCATTACTGAAGCGGCATTGTTCTTAATCGGCGGTATTCCTGGTACGTTCCACCACCTATACTTCGCAGGCGCAACCACCCCAATTATCGCAGTAGGTGCGTCATTCTCAGCACTTGAAGTGGTTCCATTAGTGTTATTAGGTCATGAAGCTTGGGAACACTGGGCGATGCAACAAAAAACACCTTGGATGGACCGTTTAAAATGGCCTCTTTACTGCTTCGTAGCCGTTGCATTCTGGAATATGTTAGGTGCTGGTGTATTTGGTTTCTTAATCAATCCACCAATTTCACTCTACTATGTTCAAGGCTTAAACACGACTGCCGTTCACGCGCACGCTGCATTATTCGGTGTGTATGGCTTCTTAGCATTAGGCTTCGTCTTCTTAATCGCTCGTTATTTACGTCCGGATACACCATTTAACGATAAGTTAATGAAATGGGGATTCTGGTTATTAAACGGCGGTTTAGTACTCATGATCGTATCAAGCTTACTACCTATCGGTGTTATTCAAGGATATGCAAGTATCTCTGAAGGCTTATGGTATGCACGTAGTGAAGAATTTATGCAACAACCATTATTCGATACCTTACGTTGGGTTCGTTTAGGTGGTGATGTGGTATTCATCTTCGGTGCACTCGCCTTCTTCTGGCAAATCTTTACGATGATTTTCTTCAAACCGAAAAATAGCTAG
- a CDS encoding NCS2 family protein, which produces MSNQTTTAPVEVQSMGKQAFVGLQMLFVAFGALVLVPLITGLNSNTALLTAGIGTLLFQLCTGKQVPIFLASSFAFIAPIQYGVQTWGIPTTMGGLACAGLVYFALSTLVKLRGSAALERIFPPVVVGPVIIIIGMGLAPVAVDMALGKNSTYSYEHSVLVSMITLVTTLSVAVFAKGIMKLIPIMFGIVAGYVVCLFLGLINFQPVLDAKWFELPQLTKPEFNLEAILYMLPIAIAPAVEHVGGIMAISSVTGKDFFKKPGLHRTLLGDGVATAAASLVGGPPNTTYAEVTGAVMLTRNFNPNIMTWAAVWAIAISFCGKVGAFLSTIPTIVMGGIMMLVFGSIAVVGMSTLIKGKVDVTAPRNLCIISVVMTFGIGNMFVNVGDLVSLKGISLCAIVAIVLNLILPNEKNEVE; this is translated from the coding sequence ATGAGTAATCAAACTACAACCGCACCTGTTGAGGTGCAAAGCATGGGCAAACAAGCGTTTGTCGGTTTACAGATGTTATTTGTTGCCTTTGGCGCCTTAGTATTAGTTCCTTTAATCACTGGATTAAATTCTAATACAGCCCTTCTAACCGCAGGTATCGGTACACTACTTTTCCAGCTTTGTACCGGTAAACAAGTCCCTATTTTCTTAGCCTCCTCTTTTGCCTTTATTGCGCCTATTCAATATGGCGTACAAACTTGGGGTATTCCAACCACAATGGGTGGGCTTGCTTGTGCGGGCTTAGTCTATTTTGCACTATCAACCTTAGTTAAATTGCGCGGTAGTGCTGCACTTGAGCGTATCTTCCCACCTGTTGTTGTAGGCCCAGTCATTATCATTATTGGTATGGGACTTGCCCCCGTTGCTGTTGATATGGCATTGGGTAAAAACAGTACATATAGTTATGAACATTCGGTGTTGGTTTCTATGATTACCTTAGTCACTACCCTTTCTGTTGCGGTATTTGCCAAAGGTATAATGAAACTGATTCCAATTATGTTTGGTATCGTTGCTGGCTATGTGGTTTGTTTATTCCTAGGATTAATTAACTTCCAACCTGTTTTAGATGCAAAATGGTTTGAATTACCCCAATTAACTAAACCAGAATTTAATTTAGAAGCCATTCTTTATATGCTACCCATTGCTATCGCACCAGCCGTTGAACATGTTGGCGGTATTATGGCAATCAGTTCTGTAACAGGTAAAGATTTTTTTAAAAAACCAGGCCTACATCGAACGCTATTAGGTGATGGTGTTGCAACCGCTGCGGCATCATTAGTCGGAGGCCCTCCAAATACGACTTATGCTGAAGTGACTGGTGCCGTCATGCTAACTCGCAACTTTAATCCAAATATTATGACCTGGGCTGCAGTATGGGCAATTGCGATTTCCTTCTGCGGTAAAGTAGGCGCATTCCTTTCTACTATTCCAACTATCGTAATGGGGGGGATTATGATGTTGGTATTCGGTTCAATTGCTGTTGTCGGGATGAGTACCTTAATTAAAGGAAAAGTCGATGTCACTGCGCCTCGCAACCTTTGTATTATTTCCGTCGTGATGACTTTTGGTATTGGTAATATGTTCGTCAACGTAGGAGATCTCGTATCTTTAAAAGGAATTAGCCTTTGTGCTATCGTTGCTATTGTACTGAACTTAATTTTACCAAATGAAAAAAATGAAGTAGAATAA